Proteins co-encoded in one Papaver somniferum cultivar HN1 chromosome 5, ASM357369v1, whole genome shotgun sequence genomic window:
- the LOC113281769 gene encoding pentatricopeptide repeat-containing protein At5g14080-like: MNRSAHEAAKLISKALVSASNRSIPTRSWSPSLEQTLHQLGCRNSLNPLLVARVIDPFLLDHHSLALGFFNWASQQPGFSHTSVSYQSLLKSLSVSRQFNSVEKILKQMKTQRIILDSSIYRLVITSLIIGKKTQNAFFVLSEVNDWTNEIGPELCNSLLAALSSDAHVELAQKLFDKMCVRGVHVNNIGFGVFIGKSCRTSELSMTLDLLDKVKSSGSVINGSVIALLVVNGLCGASRLSDALLVLDGLRGRDCKPDFMAYWILAEAFRVAGKLSETEAVLKKKRKLGVAPRANDYREFLFGLISERRIQESKEIGEVIIGGNFPIEDDVLNALIGSVSATYPDSAVLFCKSLINKGSFPALLTLTNLSRSLCKHDKIGEMVQIFEMLSSKDYFTDLESFNVMLSFLCKAGRVKEAYSVLQDMKRTGFYPDVSSYNSLMEACCREDLLRPAKRLWDEMFRNGCGGNLKTYNTLIQKCSESGEAEEAFRLFHHMIEKNVSPNATTYISLINGLCREQNIDNAYEVFDKSITQDIMLAQAVLTTVISSLCSEGNFPAASKLIRCLPPKPENSNSHVLLLLCLADAGEVGIAIDHILWVGHSSNSTTQAVINELLASLSSSLKPEPIKQMLCAMQQKELISNSINLEDFCNRSFIIS; the protein is encoded by the exons ATGAATCGTTCAGCACATGAGGCTGCAAAACTAATAAGCAAAGCACTAGTATCAGCTTCAAATCGTTCAATACCAACTCGTTCATGGAGCCCATCACTAGAACAAACCCTTCATCAGCTCGGTTGCAGAAACTCACTAAACCCGTTACTTGTTGCTCGAGTTATCGATCCATTTCTTCTTGATCACCATTCATTAgctcttggtttcttcaactgGGCTTCTCAACAACCTGGTTTCTCACATACTTCGGTTTCTTATCAATCTCTTCTCAAATCCCTTTCAGTTTCACGTCAATTCAACTCAGTCGAAAAAATTCTTAAACAAATGAAAACCCAGAGAATCATTCTTGATTCTTCGATTTATCGTTTGGTAATTACTTCTCTGATCATTGGAAAGAAAACCCAGAATGCTTTCTTTGTTTTGAGTGAAGTGAATGATTGGACTAATGAAATTGGTCCTGAATTGTGTAACTCACTTCTTGCTGCTCTGTCATCTGACGCGCACGTCGAACTTGCGCAGAAGCTGTTTGATAAAATGTGTGTTAGAGGTGTTCATGTTAATAATATTGGGTTTGGTGTATTCATTGGGAAGTCTTGTAGAACATCAGAATTGAGTATGACTTTGGATTTGTTAGATAAGGTTAAAAGTAGTGGTTCAGTGATTAATGGGTCAGTTATTGCACTGTTGGTTGTTAATGGACTTTGCGGAGCATCCAGATTATCAGATGCTTTGTTAGTGTTGGATGGACTTAGAGGTAGAGATTGCAAACCTGATTTTATGGCATATTGGATTTTAGCCGAAGCTTTTCGAGTGGCAGGGAAATTAAGTGAAACTGAAGCGGtattgaaaaagaaaaggaagttaGGGGTGGCGCCAAGAGCAAATGATTATAGAGAATTTTTATTTGGTTTGATTTCTGAAAGAAGAATTCAAGAAAGTAAAGAAATTGGTGAAGTGATTATTGGTGGGAATTTCCCGATTGAGGATGATGTTTTAAATGCATTGATTGGATCAGTCTCGGCTACTTATCCTGATTCTGCAGTTTTATTTTGCAAGTCTTTGATAAACAAAGGAAGTTTTCCTGCTTTGCTTACATTGACCAATTTGAGTAGAAGTCTATGCAAGCATGATAAGATTGGAGAAATGGTGCAAATATTCGAGATGCTGTCTTCAAAGGATTACTTTACGGATTTGGAGAGTTTTAATGTAATGCTTTCTTTTCTATGTAAAGCTGGTAGAGTTAAAGAAGCTTATAGTGTTCTTCAAGATATGAAGAGAACAGGGTTTTATCCTGATGTTTCGTCTTATAATTCTCTAATGGAAGCTTGTTGTAGAGAGGATCTTTTACGCCCCGCAAAACGATTGTGGGACGAAATGTTCAGAAATGGATGTGGTGGGAATCTGAAGACTTATAATACTCTCATTCAGAAATGTTCCGAATCAGGGGAAGCTGAAGAAGCGTTTCGTCTCTTTCATCACATGATAGAGAAAAATGTCTCTCCTAATGCTACTACTTACATATCCCTCATCAATGGGCTTTGTAGAGAACAGAACATTGACAACGCGTACGAGGTCTTCGACAAGTCTATTACACAAGACATCATGCTTGCGCAGGCCGTACTGACTACAGTAATTTCTTCCCTTTGCAGTGAGG GTAATTTTCCTGCAGCTTCGAAGTTAATTCGTTGTCTCCCACCGAAACCTGAAAATTCAAACAGCCATGTGTTGCTACTTCTGTGTTTAGCTGATGCAGGGGAGGTTGGGATAGCTATAGACCACATACTATGGGTTGGACATAGTTCAAATTCTACCACTCAAGCAGTTATAAATGAGCTTCTTGcatctctctcttcttctttgaAGCCGGAGCCGATAAAACAGATGCTTTGTGCAATGCAACAAAAGGAATTAATATCCAATAGCATCAATCTGGAAGATTTTTGCAACAGATCTTTTATTATATCATAA